From one uncultured Bacteroides sp. genomic stretch:
- the rlmH gene encoding 23S rRNA (pseudouridine(1915)-N(3))-methyltransferase RlmH, whose protein sequence is MKTTLLVVGRTAEQHYITAINDYTERTKHFMAFEIEVIPELKNTKSLTMDQQKEKEGELICKALQPGDVIVLLDENGKEFRSVDFAAWMEKKLANVNKRLVFIIGGPYGFSQKVYQAAHEKISLSKMTFSHQMVRLFFVEQLYRAMTILNGGPYHHE, encoded by the coding sequence ATGAAAACAACATTACTCGTAGTGGGCCGCACGGCAGAGCAGCATTACATTACCGCCATCAACGACTATACGGAGCGAACCAAACATTTCATGGCATTCGAGATAGAGGTGATTCCCGAGCTGAAAAACACGAAGAGTTTAACCATGGATCAGCAAAAGGAGAAAGAGGGAGAGCTGATATGCAAAGCTCTTCAGCCGGGCGATGTAATTGTTTTGCTGGATGAGAACGGTAAGGAGTTCCGCTCTGTAGACTTTGCCGCCTGGATGGAGAAGAAGCTGGCCAATGTAAACAAGCGGCTGGTGTTTATCATCGGGGGGCCCTACGGTTTTTCTCAAAAGGTGTATCAGGCGGCTCACGAAAAAATATCGCTGTCAAAGATGACTTTCTCGCACCAGATGGTGAGGCTTTTTTTTGTAGAGCAGCTCTATCGGGCCATGACTATTCTTAACGGCGGACCGTATCATCATGAATAA
- a CDS encoding DUF4783 domain-containing protein, which produces MKKRVFLSIGGMLFFLSVLFAQDVPVGVAMAFKQGNSQELNKYLGNKIDLNILGQSSVVDKQTAQARFAAFFTENKVSGFTVNHQGKRDESSFMIGTLATDKGAFRVNCFLKRIENKYLIHQIRIDKTNE; this is translated from the coding sequence ATGAAAAAAAGAGTGTTTTTATCAATAGGCGGCATGCTTTTTTTTCTGTCTGTGCTTTTTGCTCAGGATGTGCCGGTAGGAGTTGCTATGGCATTTAAACAGGGAAATTCGCAGGAACTGAATAAATACTTGGGAAATAAGATTGATTTGAATATTTTGGGTCAGTCTTCTGTTGTAGATAAGCAAACGGCTCAGGCCAGGTTTGCTGCTTTTTTTACTGAAAATAAGGTGAGCGGGTTTACCGTGAACCATCAGGGCAAGCGTGATGAGTCTAGTTTCATGATAGGAACTTTAGCGACGGACAAGGGAGCTTTTCGTGTGAACTGTTTCCTTAAACGCATAGAAAATAAATATTTAATTCATCAAATAAGAATAGATAAAACCAATGAATGA
- the nadC gene encoding carboxylating nicotinate-nucleotide diphosphorylase, with translation MNELIDKLIDLAFAEDIGDGDHTTLSCIPETAMGKSKLLIKEAGVLAGIEIAREIFHRFDSTLKVEVFINDGTEVKPGDVAMIVEGKVQSLLQTERLMLNVMQRMSGIATMTRRYVKQLEGTNTRVLDTRKTTPGMRMLEKAAVKIGGGVNHRIGLFDMILLKDNHVDFAGGIDKAIGRAKEYCKQKGKDLKIEIEVRNFDELNQVLAIGGVDRIMLDNFTPENTKKAVEMIGGRYETESSGGITFDTLRDYALCGVDYISVGALTHSVKGLDMSFKAC, from the coding sequence ATGAATGAGTTGATAGACAAATTGATTGACCTCGCTTTTGCGGAAGATATAGGCGATGGCGATCATACCACCCTCTCTTGCATACCCGAAACAGCCATGGGTAAATCAAAGCTTCTGATTAAAGAAGCAGGTGTTCTGGCCGGAATTGAAATTGCCAGGGAAATATTCCACCGCTTCGATTCGACGTTGAAAGTGGAGGTATTCATTAATGACGGTACGGAAGTGAAACCGGGCGATGTGGCCATGATTGTGGAAGGCAAAGTGCAGTCTCTGCTGCAAACCGAACGCCTGATGCTCAACGTGATGCAGCGCATGAGCGGCATTGCCACCATGACACGCCGTTACGTGAAGCAACTCGAAGGTACAAACACCCGCGTGCTCGACACGCGAAAAACCACTCCCGGTATGCGTATGCTCGAGAAAGCCGCCGTCAAGATAGGCGGAGGGGTGAATCACCGCATCGGCCTTTTCGACATGATTCTGCTGAAAGATAACCACGTGGATTTTGCCGGAGGCATAGACAAAGCCATCGGCCGTGCCAAGGAGTATTGCAAGCAGAAGGGTAAAGACCTCAAGATAGAGATTGAAGTGAGAAACTTCGACGAATTGAATCAGGTGCTTGCCATTGGCGGGGTAGACCGCATCATGCTCGATAACTTCACTCCCGAAAACACGAAAAAAGCGGTAGAGATGATTGGCGGGCGGTACGAAACCGAATCGTCCGGTGGTATCACGTTCGATACCTTGCGCGATTATGCCTTGTGTGGAGTCGACTACATCTCTGTAGGTGCACTTACTCACTCGGTGAAGGGTCTTGATATGAGTTTCAAGGCTTGCTGA
- a CDS encoding sigma-70 family RNA polymerase sigma factor, which produces MENEIELIKGCRAGDNSARKQLYTLYSNKMLAVCYRYTGDMDAAHDVLHDAFIKIFTGFNFRGEASLGTWITKVMVSQAVDYLRKQKRISQTIVYEEQLPDVPELPDKDDGSRISEEQLLTFVAELPAGCRTVFNLFVFEDKSHKEIAGMLHIKEHSSTSQLHRAKCLLAKRIKGYLDHEERK; this is translated from the coding sequence TTGGAAAACGAGATAGAACTGATTAAGGGCTGTAGAGCGGGAGATAATTCTGCCCGCAAGCAACTTTACACCCTCTATTCCAACAAAATGCTGGCGGTGTGCTACCGCTATACCGGTGATATGGATGCGGCTCACGATGTACTACACGATGCTTTCATTAAGATTTTTACCGGATTTAATTTCCGGGGTGAAGCATCGCTGGGTACATGGATTACCAAAGTGATGGTAAGCCAGGCGGTTGATTACCTGAGAAAGCAAAAACGCATTAGTCAGACCATTGTGTACGAGGAACAGCTTCCTGATGTACCCGAGCTTCCGGATAAAGATGACGGTAGCCGGATTTCGGAGGAACAGTTGCTGACTTTTGTAGCAGAACTTCCGGCAGGTTGCCGCACGGTTTTTAACTTGTTTGTTTTTGAAGACAAGTCGCACAAAGAGATAGCTGGAATGCTGCACATCAAAGAGCATTCGTCTACCTCGCAGTTGCACCGGGCCAAATGTTTGTTAGCAAAAAGAATTAAAGGATATTTAGATCATGAAGAAAGAAAATGA